One genomic window of Erinaceus europaeus chromosome 7, mEriEur2.1, whole genome shotgun sequence includes the following:
- the BAZ2A gene encoding bromodomain adjacent to zinc finger domain protein 2A isoform X5: MEMEANDHFNFTGLPPAPAASGLKPSPSGEGLYTNGSPMNFPQQGKSLNGDVNVNGLSTVSHTTTSGILNSAPHSSSTSHLHHPSVAYDCLWNYSQYPSANSGSNLKDPPLLSQFSGGQYPLNGILGGSRQPSSPTHNTNLRAGNQEFWGNGTQSPMGLNFDSQELYDSFPDQNFEVMPNGPPSFFTSPQTSPMLGSSIQTFAPSQEVASGIHPDETAEKELTSVVAENGTGLVGSLELEEEQPELKMCSYNGSVPSVESLHQEVSVLVPDPTVSCLDDPSHLPDQLEDTPILSEVSLEPFNTLAPEPVSGGLYGIDDTELMGTEDKLPLEDSPVISALDCPSLNNATAFSLLADDSQTSASIFASPTSPPVLGESVLQDNSFDLNNGSDAEQEMETQTSDFPPPLTQPASDQSSTIQLHPATSPTASPTISLAVSPTASPEISPEVSPAASPEISPAISPAAFPTVCPTSSATLPLVSSEVCLTASPVTSPKASPAHSPAAAFSTASPASKDASSFPETTVDLEVITGEGTTTPSGGDVTRRRIATPEDVRLPLQHGWRREVRIKKGSHRWQGETWYYGPCGKRMKQFPEVIKYLSRNVVHNVRREHFSFSPRMPVGDFFEERDTPEGLQWVQLSAEEIPSRIQAITGKRGRPRNTEKAKTKEVPKVKRGRGRPPKVKVTELLNKTDSRLLKKLEAQETLNEDDKAKIIKIKKKVKQKLQRGESQTTVQGQARNKRKQENKSLRQKEAKKKSKAEKEKVKTKQGKSKEKVKREKEKVKMKEKEEMSKAKTAYKADKTLASQRRLEERQRQQMILEEMKKPTEDMCLTDHQPLPDFSHIPGLILPSETFSDCLTIVEFLHSFGKVLGFDPAKDVPSLGVLQEGLLCQGDSLGEVQDLLVRLLKAALYDPGLPSYCQSLKILGEKLSEIPLTRENVSEILRCFLMAYGVEPALCDSLRTQPFQAQPPQQKAAVLAFLVHELNGSSLIINEIDKTLENMSSYRKNKWIVEGRLRRLRTALAKRTGRSELELQGPEDGLGRRRSSRIMEETSGMEEEEEEETAAAIHGRRGRRDGEIDVTTSSIPELERQIEKLSKRQLFFRKKLLHSSQMLRAVSLGQDRYRRRYWVLPYLAGIFVEGTERSLVHEDVIKQEPDSLKVAAHPTPSTAAFSRKEPAGSSTSASSPARARGRPRKTKPGSMHLKSPVIGQGSEQPQPQLLPETQLHPQLPAYTQPQPHAQSHNRFLEPEGSPLSLGQSQHDLSQSAFLSWLSQTQSHGSLLSSSVLTPDSSPGKLDPILSQPLEEPAPDEAESSLDSQAPWFNFSAHMPCNAAPTPPPAVLEDQTTTSQLPASKPVNRPSAANPCSPVQLSSTPLPMVTPKRRGDPGETPQSPMVLGQPKRRGRPPSKFFKQMEQRYLTQQIAQPVPPEMCSGWWWIRDPETLDAMLKALHPRGIREKALHKHLTKHRDFLQEVCLRPSTDPIFEPTQLPVLEEGIMSWSPKEKTYETDLAVLQWVEELEQRVILSDLQIRGWTCPSPDSTREDLTYCEHLPDSQDDITWRGRGREGLAPQRKTTNPLDLAVMRLAALEQNVERRYLREPLWPAHEVVLEKALLSTPSNDSQCTPTEISYEITPRIRTWRQTLERCRSAAQVCLCLGQLERSIAWEKSVNKVTCLVCRKGDNDEFLLLCDGCDRGCHIYCHRPKMEVVPEGDWFCAVCLAQQVEGEFTRKPGFPKRGQKRKSSDVLSFPEGDGRRRRVLSRGRESPVMPRYSEEGLSPSKRRRLSMRNHHSDLTFCEIILMEMESHDAAWPFLEPVNPRLVSGYRRIIKNPMDFSTMRERLLRGGYTSSEEFAADALLVFDNCQTFNEDDSEVGKAGHIMRRFFESRWEEFYQGKQANL; the protein is encoded by the exons AAATGGAGGCAAACGACCATTTTAACTTTACTGGCCTTCCCCCTGCACCTGCTGCCTCAGGACTGAAACCCTCTCCCTCAGGGGAGGGCCTCTACACTAACGGGTCTCCCATGAACTTCCCCCAGCAAGGGAAAA GTTTGAATGGGGATGTGAATGTTAATGGCTTATCTACTGTATCTCACACTACTACTTCAGGGATTTTGAACTCTGCTCCCCACTCCTCCAGCACCTCACACCTCCATCACCCCAGTGTGGCCTACGACTGTCTCTGGAACTACTCACAATATCCATCTGCCAATTCAGGCAGCAACCTCAAGGACCCACCCCTGCTCTCCCAGTTCTCGGGAGGACAATATCCACTCAACGGCATCCTTGGGGGCAGCCGGCAACCTTCATCCCCAACTCACAACACTAACCTCCGGGCTGGGAACCAAGAGTTTTGGGGCAACGGTACCCAGAGTCCAATGGGACTTAATTTCGACTCACAGGAACTGTATGATTCCTTTCCTGACCAGAATTTTGAGGTGATGCCCAATGGACCCCCTAGTTTTTTCACCTCCCCACAGACTTCTCCTATGTTGGGATCCAGCATCCAAACCTTTGCACCTTCCCAGGAGGTAGCCAGTGGTATCCATCCTGATGAGACGGCAGAAAAGGAGTTGACTTCAGTTGTGGCAGAGAATGGCACTGGCTTGGTTGGAAGTCTGGAGCTGGAAGAAGAGCAACCAG AACTGAAGATGTGTAGCTACAATGGCTCTGTCCCTTCTGTGGAATCATTACACCAGGAGGTTTCAGTCTTGGTCCCTGACCCCACAGTGAGCTGCTTAGATGATCCTTCACATCTTCCTGATCAACTGGAAGACACTCCAATCCTCAGTGAAGTTTCTCTAGAACCCTTCAACACTCTGGCACCAG agccAGTGAGTGGAGGACTCTATGGCATAGATGACACGGAGCTGATGGGTACAGAGGACAAACTGCCTCTTGAGGACAGTCCTGTGATCTCTGCCCTTGATTGCCCTTCCCTCAATAACGCCACTGCCTTCAGTCTCCTGGCAGATGACAGTCAAACTTCAGCCTCTATCTTTGCTAGCCCTACTTCTCCACCTGTGCTTGGAGAGTCTGTTCTGCAGG ATAACAGCTTTGACCTGAATAATGGTAGTGATGCAGAACAGGAAATGGAGACTCAGACTTCAGACTTCCCGCCACCTTTGACCCAGCCAGCCTCTGACCAGTCATCCACCATTCAGCTACATCCAGCAACCTCACCAACAGCCTCCCCAACAATCTCCCTGGCAGTTTCTCCAACAGCCTCTCCAGAAATCTCTCCAGAGGTTTCCCCAGCAGCCTCTCCGGAAATTTCcccagctatctccccagcagccTTCCCAACAGTCTGTCCAACTTCCTCAGCAACCCTCCCACTAGTCTCCTCAGAAGTCTGCTTAACAGCCTCCCCAGTGACCTCCCCAAAAGCATCTCCTGCGCATTCCCCGGCAGCTGCTTTCTCAACAGCTTCCCCAGCAAGTAAGGATGCTAGCAGCTTTCCTGAAACCACTGTTGACCTGGAAGTGATCACTGGAGAAGGaaccactactcccagtggtg GTGATGTTACAAGGAGACGCATTGCTACTCCAGAGGATGTTCGTCTTCCCCTCCAACATGG GTGGCGGAGAGAGGTGCGCATCAAGAAGGGCAGCCACCGATGGCAGGGAGAGACTTGGTATTATGGTCCTTGTGGAAAGAGGATGAAGCAATTCCCGGAGGTGATCAAG TACCTGAGCCGGAATGTGGTGCACAATGTTCGCCGCGAGCACTTCAGCTTTAGTCCTCGTATGCCTGTTGGAGATTTCtttgaagagagagacacaccagag ggCTTGCAGTGGGTACAGCTGTCAGCAGAGGAGATCCCATCCAGGATTCAGGCAATAACTGGGAAAAGGGGCCGACCTCGAAACACTGAGAAGGCCAAGACCAAGGAAGTCCCCAAGGTGAAACGGGGCCGAGGTCGGCCACCCAAGGTCAAGGTCACTGAGCTGTTAAATAAGACAGATAGTCGCCTTCTAAAGAAACTGGAGGCTCAAG AAACACTGAATGAGGATGATAAAGCAAAGATAATTAAGATCAAGAAGAAGGTGAAGCAGAAGTTACAAAGAGGAGAGTCTCAAACAACTGTCCAGGGCCAG GCCAGAAACAAGCGGAAACAAGAGAACAAGAGCCTAAGgcagaaagaagctaagaagaaATCCAAG GCTGAGAAAGAGAAGGTAAAGACAAAGCAGGGGAAATCGAAGGAAAAagtgaagagggaaaaggagaaagtcaaaatgaaggaaaaggaagagatgaGTAAAGCCAAGACAGCCTATAAGGCAGATAAAACACTGGCCTCACAGAGACGCTTGGAGGAACGGCAGAGACAGCAGATGATCTTGGAGGAAATGAAGAAGCCCACAGAGGATATGTGTCTCACTGACCACCAG CCTCTCCCTGACTTCTCACACATCCCTGGTCTGATCCTACCCAGTGAGACCTTCTCAGACTGCTTGACCATTGTGGAGTTCTTACACAGCTTTGGCAAGGTGCTAGGCTTTGATCCTGCCAAAGATGTGCCTAGCCTGGGTGTTCTGCAGGAGGGACTTTTGTGTCAAGGTGACAGTTTGGGCGAGGTGCAAGATCTATTGGTACGGCTCCTGAAGGCAGCACTCTATGACCCTGGCTTACCCTCCTACTGTCAG TCCTTAAAGATCTTGGGTGAGAAGTTGTCTGAGATCCCACTAACAAGAGAGAATGTGTCTGAGATCCTACGCTGCTTCCTCATGGCATATGGAGTGGAGCCAGCCCTCTGTGACAGTCTGCGCACCCAGCCTTTTCAGGCACAGCCACCCCAGCAGAAGGCTGCTGTCCTGGCCTTTCTTGTGCATGAGCTCAATGGCTCCAGCCTCATCATCAA TGAGATTGACAAGACCCTGGAGAATATGTCCAGCTACAGGAAAAACAAGTGGATTGTTGAAGGCCGACTAAGGAG ATTGAGAACTGCTCTAGCTAAACGAACTGGGCGATCTGAGCTAGAGCTGCAAGGTCCAGAAGATGGCTTGGGGCGGAGGCGCAGTTCTCGGATCATGGAAGAGACCAGTGGcatggaagaagaggaagaggaagagactgCAGCAGCCATCCATGGTCGTAGGGGTCGAAGAGATGGCGAG ATCGATGTCACAACATCTAGTATCCCGGAGCTAGAGCGCCAGATAGAAAAACTGAGCAAG CGCCAGCTTTTCTTTCGAAAAAAGCTGCTTCACTCATCCCAAATGCTTCGGGCAGTTTCCTTGGGTCAGGACCGCTACAGACGTCGGTACTGGGTATTGCCATATTTGGCTGGTATTTTTGTGGAAGGAACAGAGAGGAGCTTAG TTCATGAAGATGTAATAAAGCAAGAACCTGATTCTTTAAAAGTAGCAGCCCATCCAACACCCAGCACAGCAGCCTTCTCTCGCAAGGAGCCAGCTGGGTCCAGCACCTCTGCCAGTTCTCCTGCCCGAGCTCGAGGCCGACCCCGGAAAACCAAGCCTGGGTCTATGCACCTTAAATCCCCTGTCATAGGCCAGGGTTCAGAACAGCCTCAGCCCCAGCTTCTACCAGAGACTCAACTCCATCCTCAGCTTCCTGCTTATACCCAGCCCCAGCCTCATGCTCAGTCTCATAATAGGTTCTTAGAACCAGAGGGCTCTCCTTTGTCTTTGGGTCAGAGCCAGCATGATCTCAGCCAGTCGGCCTTCCTGTCTTGGTTGAGTCAAACTCAGAGCCATGGTTCGCTGTTGAGCAGTTCAGTCCTCACTCCTGATAGCAGCCCGGGAAAACTGGACCCAATCCTGTCACAGCCCTTGGAGGAGCCAGCACCTGATGAGGCAGAATCCAGCCTTGACTCTCAAGCTCCCTGGTTTAACTTCTCAGCCCACATGCCTTGTAATGCTGCCCCCACACCGCCCCCTGCAGTTTTGGAGGACCAGACTACAACTTCTCAACTACCTGCTTCTAAGCCA GTTAATAGACCCAGTGCTGCCAATCCTTGTTCTCCAGTGCAGCTCTCTTCTACTCCTTTGCCTATGGTGACCCCTAAGAGGCGAGGGGATCCTGGAGAAACACCACAGAGTCCCATGGTGCTGGGACAGCCAAAACGGAGAGGGAGACCCCCCAGCAAGTTCTTCAAACAGATGGAGCAGCGTTACCTAACCCAGCAGATAGCCCAGCCTGTTCCCCCTG AGATGTGCTCAGGTTGGTGGTGGATCCGAGATCCTGAGACTTTGGATGCCATGCTCAAGGCCTTGCATCCTCGAGGCATCCGAGAGAAGGCACTTCACAAACACCTAACTAAGCACAGGGATTTCTTACAGGAAGTATGCCTAAGGCCTTCAACTG ACCCCATCTTTGAGCCCACTCAGTTACCAGTCCTTGAGGAAGGAATTATGAGCTGGTCCCCCAAAGAGAAAACATATGAGACAGACCTGGCTGTGCTTCAGTGGGTAGAGGAGCTGGAACAGCGGGTTATCCTCTCGGATCTACAGATTCGG GGTTGGACATGTCCCAGTCCAGACTCTACTCGTGAAGACTTGACCTACTGTGAGcatctgcccgactcccaggacgaTATCACCTGGAGAGGTCGGGGCAGGGAAGGACTGGCACCCCAGCGTAAAACTACCAACCCTCTAGACCTTGCTGTGATGAGACTGGCTGCCCTAGAGCAGAATGTGGAAAGGCGGTACCTGCGAGAGCCCCTCTGGCCAGCTCATGAGGTTGTGCTGGAGAAGGCCTTGCTCAGCACACCCAGCAATGACTCCCAGTGCACCCCTACTGAGAT ATCATATGAGATCACTCCTCGGATTCGAACCTGGCGCCAGACGCTTGAGCGGTGCAGGAGTGCAGCACAGGTATGCTTATGCCTAGGTCAGCTGGAGAGGTCCATCGCCTGGGAGAAGTCTGTCAACAAAGTG acctGCTTAGTCTGTCGGAAGGGTGACAATGATGAGTTCCTTCTACTTTGCGATGGTTGTGACCGAGGCTGCCACATTTACTGTCATCGGCCTAAGATGGAGGTTGTCCCAGAAGGAGATTGGTTCTGTGCTGTCTGTTTGGCCCAG CAGGTAGAGGGTGAATTCACGCGGAAGCCTGGTTTCCCAAAGCGAGGCCAGAAGCGGAAAAGTAGTGATGTGCTGAGCTTCCCAGAGGGTGATGGCCGCAGACGCCGGGTTCTatcaagaggcagagaaagcccaGTGATGCCTCGGTATTCAGAAGAAGGACTGTCCCCCTCCAAGCGGCGACGACTCTCCATGCGGAACCACCACAGTGATCTCACATTTTGCGA GATTATCTTGATGGAAATGGAATCGCATGATGCAGCCTGGCCTTTTCTGGAGCCTGTGAACCCACGCTTGGTGAGTGGCTACCGGCGCATCATCAAAAACCCTATGGATTTTTCTACTATGCGAGAACGACTCCTCCGGGGAGG GTACACCAGCTCAGAGGAGTTTGCGGCTGATGCACTCTTGGTCTTTGACAACTGCCAGACCTTTAATGAAGACGACTCTGAAGTGGGCAAAGCTGGGCACATCATGCGCCGCTTCTTTGAGAGCCGATGGGAGGAGTTTTATCAGGGAAAACAGGCCAATCTATGA